The DNA region GAACATGATTCATGACATAGAACCGGGCCGTGGCAATTTTGCCCTTGTAGAAATCGGCGTCGATTTCGCCCTTCTCTTTCATCTTTGCCGCCGCCAGAAGCGCCTGGTCGA from Deltaproteobacteria bacterium HGW-Deltaproteobacteria-2 includes:
- a CDS encoding acyl-CoA dehydrogenase; protein product: DQALLAAAKMKEKGEIDADFYKGKIATARFYVMNHVPDLFGYLKSMKFGDRSAIDIPEESFM